The DNA window GCATGATAACCAATTTTTTCTGTTTGATGATCTAATTTCTTTTTAAAATGTAAAAGATTCCACTCAACTTCAGATAATTTTTGATTATCCAAAACTTCTTGATTTAACTCAATTTCAAAACATTTCATAAGATTAGATATTTCTTCAATTAATTCACCAACTCCTGGCAAGTATCTAGGTCCCATAACTGAAAGTAAAGCATCTTTAATCTGTTTAAGCTCATATAATTTTCTTGCTTCAGAAACTGAAATGTCTTCTAATTCTTCTTCAAAAGAATGCAACATCCCCAAAACAAACAAATATATTTTTCTGCCAGTTCCATGCGAACACACCAATCCTTTAAGTTGAATTTCACCCATTAACTCATCAAAATCAAAATCAACTTCATTTAATTGATCAATATTTTTAACAAGTCCTAAATCAGAAACAAATTTTTGAAAAAATTTTTCAAAAGATTTTTGCATATGAGCAGATTTCTGAGACTGAGATTTAATATATTCAGCACTTTTTCTTAACGATTTTGTTTCCAAATTTATTTGATCTACAAATTTAATTTCTTGAGGAGAAAAATACCCAAATACTTTTTTAATTTTAAAATACTCAAACAGCTCTGAAAAAAATCCAAATAATTCCAAGGACATTAAATCTCTCAAATCATGTAATTTAGAAAAAATATGTTTGGAATCTTTAATTAAATCAGACACTGATTTTAGATCAAATTTACCTTCAACAGATATATGTCTAAGAACTTGCTTAATTAAATGATCATAATGCATTTCATCTTTTATTAAATCTTTTAACTCAAGATGAATATGATAAACTATTTTCCTAGTATGCAATCTCAACTTAAAACCGACCATATTAATGCAGTAATCAATTTAATTTATATAAATTACTCTAAATCGCAATACATTTTTCTCAATAATTATATAAACTATTTACTCCTAACAACAAACTCATGACTAAACCTAAACTTTTACTCCATATTTGTTGTGCACCTTGTTCTACTACAGTAATCGAACAATTAAAAAAAGAATTTGAATTAACTTTATTTTTCTACAACCCAAATATCCACCCTCAGTTTGAAAAAGATAAACGTTTAGAAGAGTGCGAGAAATTATCTAAACATCATAAAATTCAATTAATTGTTGGAGATTATGATTATAAAAACTGGTTTAATTTTATTAAAGGTTTAGAACAAGAACTTGAAGGTGGCAAACGTTGTGAAAAATGTTTTGAATTTAGATTAAATCTTGCAGCCAAAACTGCCAAAGAATTAAGTTTTGACTCGTTCACAACATCCTTAACTGTATCCCCTCACAAAAATTCTAAAACAATCCATAAAATCGGAAAAAATTCTTCAAAAAAATATGAAATAGATTTCTTTGAAGGCGATTTTAAGAAAAATGAAGGTTATAAAAAAAGTATTGAGTTATCTAAAGAACTTAATCTTTATCGTCAGAAATTTTGTGGTTGTATTTTTTCTTTTGAAGAACACATTGAAAAAAGCTTTGATCATGAATAACCCTCATTCGAAAAAAGCACCAAACAAATTAGAATTTTTCCAACAATCTCCAAGTAAAATATATAAATCTATTAAGCTATTAATACCTCTTGCAAATTATTGATAAAAAAGCACAATGGGCAACCAATTTTGATTGGTTAATTATGTTATTTTGCATTGTTTTATTAACATATATAATTTTAAGAATAGGCGCATTTTAATGGATCCGAAAACCCAAATAAAACATGGAAAGATAATTCAAATAGTTTTTGGAACAATTTTTGTCATACTTGCAATTATTTTTTTTATTCAGATATTTCTTAAATTAACTAATCACAGCCCAACAGAACTTCAAATTTTGTATATTTCACTGGGGGCAATAATTACAACGTTAATAATTATCACAGGCAAATTTTCAGAATTTAAAGGTAGCATGACTCAATTTGCAAAAACATCCGAAAAAGAATTCAAATACATTAGAATAAAATTTAAAAATATTGATACTCACATAGAAAAAAATGCAAAAAAAATTGATAAAAATTCAAAAAAAATCGATGATAACTCAAAAAAAATTGATGAAATTAATAATAAATTAGATCTAGTTCTTAAAAAATTTAAAATCTCAAACTAATCTTTCTTACTAAGCAACATACAATCCCCCAAACTATAAAATCTATAATTTTCTTGTTTTGCGCACTCATATGAATTTAACACATTTTCTCGACCAGCAAATGCACTAACAAGTAAAATTAAAGTTGATTTGGGTAAATGAAAATTGGTTAATAAATAATTAGCTCCGCATTTAAATTTATAACCTGGGTAAATAAAAATATTAGTATATTTACAAGTTGGAATAATCTTACCTTCAGAATCATAATCTGCAGATTCTAGTGCTCTGAGACTAGTTGTTCCAACAACAAATAATCTGCCTTCACGATTATTTATGACATCTGCTGAATGAGAGTTTATTTCAAAATACTCTTCATGCATTTTATGTTCTTTTATATTGCTTCGAACAGACATAAATGTTCCAAAATCAACATGCAAACAAATCTTTACAAGTTTAACTCCTTTATCAACTAATGCAAATAATATTTCATCAGTAAAATGAAGTCCTGCAGTAGGTGCTGCTAATGATTTTTTCTTTCGATCATTTGCATAAGTTGTTTGATAATCTTTTTCTTTTATTGCTTGTTTAATATAAGGTGGAGTTGGAAAAGTTGCAATCTCAGCTAATATTTCTTCAGGCGGTTTATTGAATTCAATTTTAAAAAATCCCTCTTCTGCAAAAATTATTTTACAAACAAGTTCTTTTTCAAAAATACATTCTTGACCAACATGAGGATTCCGAGTTTTAATTCTACATTCATATTTTGTTTGATCAATTTTTTTTGTTAACACAATCTCAGCAGGACTACCAGTTTTTTTGCACCCAACAATTTTTGAATGAACTACCTTGGTTTCATTAAGAACTAAAACATCTCCTGATTTAAATAAATCAA is part of the Candidatus Woesearchaeota archaeon genome and encodes:
- a CDS encoding epoxyqueuosine reductase QueH — translated: MTKPKLLLHICCAPCSTTVIEQLKKEFELTLFFYNPNIHPQFEKDKRLEECEKLSKHHKIQLIVGDYDYKNWFNFIKGLEQELEGGKRCEKCFEFRLNLAAKTAKELSFDSFTTSLTVSPHKNSKTIHKIGKNSSKKYEIDFFEGDFKKNEGYKKSIELSKELNLYRQKFCGCIFSFEEHIEKSFDHE
- the queA gene encoding tRNA preQ1(34) S-adenosylmethionine ribosyltransferase-isomerase QueA, which gives rise to MNLEDFNYELPEKCIAQEPAKPRDHSKLMIVDSNRNYSHKKFFDIIDLFKSGDVLVLNETKVVHSKIVGCKKTGSPAEIVLTKKIDQTKYECRIKTRNPHVGQECIFEKELVCKIIFAEEGFFKIEFNKPPEEILAEIATFPTPPYIKQAIKEKDYQTTYANDRKKKSLAAPTAGLHFTDEILFALVDKGVKLVKICLHVDFGTFMSVRSNIKEHKMHEEYFEINSHSADVINNREGRLFVVGTTSLRALESADYDSEGKIIPTCKYTNIFIYPGYKFKCGANYLLTNFHLPKSTLILLVSAFAGRENVLNSYECAKQENYRFYSLGDCMLLSKKD